One genomic segment of Desulforamulus reducens MI-1 includes these proteins:
- a CDS encoding sigma-54-dependent Fis family transcriptional regulator — MHKGFLTVKEMLYKDLLSVTPEETIGKVREKGVPNRPVVLAMDGDRLVGVMLWKDVINRKLESDVLVNQVMRRDFSSLDEEDLEREILAFLPELRYHALVCRNNQGDILGVLSYDQVFHDLALRVCETEARINAVVETVDEAVCIVDNNDMVTSWNSRAEELYGIKAQDIIGKPICSFFTNLVVTRVNKEWQEIRSLHHQPVPGTHVLINATPVRLGPKVIGGVTAERDVTEIVQLNQKLNQASSQVQRLEKEIDKFSTDRNPFAAVKGHHKRLTELINVARKAALTSAVVLLRGESGTGKELFAKAIHEASPRIDKKFCVINCAAIPPSLFESEMFGYESGAFTGADKKGKIGVFEMADGGTLFLDEISELPLDMQVKLLRVLQDGVFFRIGGSTPIKVDVRIIAATNRSLEDMMAHGTFREDLYYRLNVVSLEIPPLRERREDIPELVYLFLQEFSQLYNKQISKLEPGVMATFLAYSWPGNIRQLKNIIERMVILTEGDTVLESAIPESLKLSSRQDQATATIGLASVTEQTERELIIRTLKQVNGNRSEAARMLGIPRSTLYYKMHQLGIM; from the coding sequence ATGCATAAAGGTTTTTTAACTGTAAAAGAGATGTTGTATAAGGATCTTCTATCGGTTACTCCAGAAGAAACCATAGGTAAAGTTAGGGAAAAGGGTGTTCCGAACCGTCCTGTTGTGCTGGCAATGGATGGTGATCGTTTAGTGGGAGTAATGCTTTGGAAGGATGTTATTAATCGTAAGCTCGAATCAGATGTGCTAGTGAACCAAGTGATGAGAAGGGATTTTTCTTCTCTGGATGAAGAAGACCTTGAGAGGGAAATCTTGGCCTTTTTACCGGAACTTCGCTACCATGCCCTTGTTTGCCGAAATAATCAGGGAGATATATTAGGGGTTCTATCCTATGATCAGGTATTTCATGATCTTGCTTTACGAGTTTGTGAAACCGAAGCAAGGATTAATGCGGTTGTGGAAACTGTAGACGAAGCTGTATGTATTGTTGATAATAATGATATGGTTACCAGCTGGAACAGCCGTGCTGAAGAACTATATGGAATAAAAGCACAGGATATCATTGGCAAACCGATTTGTAGCTTTTTTACCAACCTGGTGGTAACCAGAGTGAATAAAGAGTGGCAGGAAATACGATCTCTACACCATCAACCTGTACCGGGTACCCACGTTTTAATAAATGCTACTCCTGTACGATTAGGACCTAAAGTGATAGGTGGTGTAACCGCTGAAAGGGATGTTACTGAGATAGTACAACTGAATCAAAAATTAAACCAGGCCAGTTCTCAAGTGCAGCGTCTGGAAAAGGAAATTGATAAATTTTCTACCGACCGAAATCCCTTTGCTGCTGTCAAGGGTCACCATAAAAGATTGACAGAATTAATCAATGTTGCCAGAAAGGCAGCCTTAACCAGTGCTGTTGTGCTATTACGTGGGGAAAGCGGTACAGGCAAGGAATTGTTTGCTAAGGCAATTCATGAAGCAAGTCCCCGTATAGACAAAAAGTTTTGTGTTATCAATTGCGCCGCAATTCCCCCCAGTCTTTTTGAAAGTGAAATGTTCGGTTATGAGAGTGGTGCCTTCACAGGTGCCGATAAAAAAGGGAAAATAGGTGTGTTTGAAATGGCAGATGGCGGCACTTTGTTTCTAGATGAAATAAGTGAATTGCCGCTGGATATGCAAGTTAAGTTGCTCAGAGTTCTGCAAGATGGTGTATTCTTTAGAATTGGCGGTTCAACTCCCATAAAAGTAGATGTAAGAATTATAGCTGCCACCAACCGTTCCTTGGAGGATATGATGGCCCATGGAACCTTCCGGGAAGACCTTTATTACCGTTTGAATGTCGTATCCTTGGAAATCCCACCCTTGCGCGAGAGAAGAGAAGACATTCCGGAACTGGTATACTTATTCTTACAAGAATTCAGTCAACTTTATAATAAGCAGATTTCCAAATTGGAGCCAGGTGTCATGGCTACCTTCTTGGCTTACTCATGGCCCGGAAATATTAGGCAGCTAAAGAATATCATCGAACGAATGGTTATCCTAACAGAGGGTGACACAGTTCTTGAAAGTGCCATTCCTGAATCATTAAAGCTGAGTTCCAGACAGGACCAAGCCACTGCTACCATAGGGTTGGCCTCAGTCACTGAACAAACAGAACGGGAACTTATCATACGAACCCTAAAGCAGGTCAATGGCAATCGATCAGAAGCTGCCCGTATGCTGGGTATTCCTAGAAGTACACTATATTATAAAATGCATCAACTGGGAATTATGTAA
- a CDS encoding (2Fe-2S)-binding protein — MRIEKHPILEFKSSSKIKFTYNGNELEGYEGETIAAALHAAGVRIMRESGHLHRPRGLFCNIGNCSSCLMVVNGEPNVRVCVERLREGMVVETQKGKGELK; from the coding sequence ATGAGAATTGAAAAGCACCCCATACTAGAATTTAAATCCAGCAGCAAAATCAAATTTACTTATAATGGAAATGAATTGGAAGGTTACGAAGGTGAGACAATTGCTGCTGCCCTCCATGCTGCAGGTGTTCGAATTATGCGGGAAAGTGGACATTTACATCGTCCCAGGGGTTTGTTTTGTAATATTGGTAACTGCTCTTCCTGTTTGATGGTTGTTAACGGCGAACCCAATGTTCGGGTATGTGTAGAAAGGTTACGGGAGGGGATGGTCGTGGAGACCCAGAAGGGGAAGGGTGAGCTAAAGTGA
- a CDS encoding NAD(P)/FAD-dependent oxidoreductase, translating into MKYTEVAIVGGGPAGLTAAMSAAKLGAEVILIDRNDYLGGQLIKQTHRFFGSKQQRASERGIDIARELSDQVMNIPNIQVMTEATVLGYYEDGVLLVEQNKKIITIHPKRIVISTGGAEKTLLFPNNDLPGVYGAGAVQTLVNVYGVKPGKKVLMVGAGNIGVIVSYQLLQAGIEVVAIIEAAPKIGAYWVHAAKVVRAGVPILTRHTIVKAHGEREVNGATVVRLDENWQPITGTQKKLDVDVICLSVGLTPLSELLWQAGCKMVYVPELGGNVPLRNEHLETSVPGIYVAGDVAGIEEASAAMMEGSLAGLEAAASLGYTSETLQENLRDVLEQLKGLRSGSVGEKIRKGMEQVSLG; encoded by the coding sequence GTGAAATACACCGAAGTAGCCATTGTAGGTGGGGGACCCGCTGGTTTAACTGCTGCAATGAGTGCCGCTAAGTTAGGTGCGGAGGTTATCTTAATTGATCGAAATGATTATTTAGGGGGCCAACTGATAAAACAAACACACCGTTTTTTTGGTTCTAAACAACAGAGGGCATCGGAACGGGGTATTGACATTGCACGGGAGTTAAGTGACCAGGTTATGAATATCCCGAATATACAGGTTATGACTGAAGCCACTGTACTGGGTTATTACGAAGACGGTGTATTACTGGTTGAGCAAAATAAAAAAATCATTACAATTCATCCCAAAAGAATCGTTATTTCCACTGGCGGGGCAGAAAAGACATTGTTGTTTCCCAATAATGATTTGCCGGGTGTTTACGGTGCGGGGGCAGTCCAAACCCTTGTTAATGTTTACGGTGTAAAACCAGGCAAAAAAGTCCTGATGGTAGGTGCAGGGAATATTGGCGTCATTGTAAGCTATCAATTACTTCAGGCAGGCATAGAGGTAGTTGCTATTATAGAAGCAGCACCTAAGATTGGTGCTTATTGGGTTCATGCTGCGAAAGTCGTCAGGGCCGGTGTCCCCATTTTGACCCGGCATACTATCGTCAAGGCCCATGGAGAAAGGGAAGTTAATGGTGCCACTGTGGTACGATTGGACGAAAACTGGCAGCCCATAACGGGCACCCAAAAGAAACTGGATGTTGATGTTATCTGCTTATCCGTAGGGCTAACACCCCTGTCGGAATTGCTATGGCAAGCGGGCTGTAAAATGGTCTATGTTCCTGAATTAGGTGGCAATGTGCCCCTGCGGAATGAACATCTAGAAACCTCAGTACCTGGTATCTACGTAGCCGGCGATGTTGCAGGGATTGAAGAGGCCTCTGCAGCTATGATGGAGGGATCCTTAGCAGGTTTAGAGGCAGCTGCCAGCCTTGGCTATACCAGTGAAACATTGCAAGAAAATCTAAGGGATGTATTAGAACAATTAAAGGGTTTACGATCAGGTTCTGTGGGAGAAAAGATACGCAAAGGGATGGAACAAGTCAGTCTAGGGTAA
- a CDS encoding 4Fe-4S binding protein, whose product MLPQDGIVRPEDVASVLPPEERLAQGPVAIAECFQNIPCDPCYHNCKQGAIQEFKEINDRPQIIFDKCNGCGTCMSRCPGLAIFVVDATFSDSEAIVKIPYEFLPIPDVNETVTAINRAGQAVGEARVVRVQNTKVQDRTVIVWLAVPKELMLEVRHFKVRGVQ is encoded by the coding sequence ATGTTGCCACAAGACGGTATTGTAAGACCGGAAGATGTGGCCTCTGTTTTACCCCCGGAGGAACGTCTGGCCCAAGGTCCGGTGGCCATTGCCGAGTGCTTTCAAAACATTCCCTGTGACCCCTGCTATCACAACTGTAAGCAGGGAGCAATTCAAGAGTTTAAAGAAATAAACGATCGCCCCCAAATTATATTTGACAAATGCAACGGTTGCGGTACCTGCATGAGTCGCTGTCCAGGCCTTGCCATATTTGTAGTGGACGCTACTTTTTCCGACTCAGAGGCTATAGTCAAGATTCCCTATGAATTTTTGCCGATTCCGGATGTCAATGAAACCGTCACAGCTATTAACAGAGCCGGTCAGGCAGTGGGAGAGGCAAGGGTCGTACGTGTTCAAAACACTAAGGTTCAGGACCGAACTGTCATTGTATGGTTAGCTGTACCCAAAGAATTAATGCTGGAAGTACGGCATTTCAAAGTCAGGGGGGTGCAGTAA
- a CDS encoding (2Fe-2S)-binding protein: protein MSQKDENDVTILCRCEDITIEEVRSYIQRGITDLEQLKRLLRVGMGPCQGRTCTPLLVNELARATGQEIKRIHLTVFRQPTTPVKLGVLAGGTDHEENS from the coding sequence ATGAGTCAAAAGGATGAAAATGACGTTACCATCCTCTGTCGCTGTGAAGATATAACCATTGAAGAAGTACGTTCTTATATTCAACGGGGAATCACCGATTTAGAACAATTGAAGAGGTTATTAAGGGTAGGTATGGGTCCCTGCCAGGGCAGAACCTGTACTCCCTTATTAGTAAATGAATTGGCCAGAGCTACCGGGCAGGAAATAAAAAGGATTCACCTGACGGTATTCCGTCAACCAACTACCCCTGTAAAGCTGGGGGTTCTGGCAGGAGGTACCGATCATGAAGAAAACAGCTGA
- a CDS encoding NAD(P)/FAD-dependent oxidoreductase — protein MKKTADYVVIGGGVIGCSIAYHLAQKGAKNIALIEKKYLTSGATGRCGAGVRMQFGTETNCLLAKHSVELFENLEEELSYDGSIEFKQGGYLLLAYTEKMVEQFHKNLGIQHQLGIPSSWVTPEEAKEIVPYLNTQGLLGATFCPKDGHCNPFKTTDAYAKAAQKLGVEIMTYTEVTELLAQEGRIKGVRTREGIIETPVVILCAGSYSRDLAATIGIELPITPERHQILVTEPVEKMQEPMVMSFYHGLYCQQVPHGGFVMGLGDPNEPKEYNYNGSWQFLHEMAAKATFILPPLANLRVVRQWAGLYDLTPDRQQILGSVPGCEGFHLAAGFSGHGFMIAPMTGKLMAEHILGEPTSLPIQMFDFSRFERGDLFIEPSVV, from the coding sequence ATGAAGAAAACAGCTGATTATGTTGTCATTGGGGGTGGCGTGATTGGTTGTTCCATTGCCTATCATTTAGCCCAAAAGGGCGCTAAAAACATTGCATTAATCGAAAAAAAATATCTTACCAGCGGTGCCACCGGTCGTTGTGGTGCAGGAGTAAGGATGCAATTTGGTACTGAAACAAACTGTTTGCTTGCAAAACACAGTGTAGAACTCTTTGAAAATTTGGAAGAAGAGCTGAGTTATGACGGTAGTATTGAGTTCAAGCAGGGTGGCTATTTGTTGCTAGCCTATACCGAAAAAATGGTTGAACAATTTCATAAAAATTTGGGCATACAGCATCAACTTGGTATACCATCCAGTTGGGTAACTCCGGAGGAGGCAAAGGAAATTGTCCCCTATTTAAATACCCAGGGATTGTTGGGTGCTACTTTCTGCCCAAAGGACGGTCATTGTAATCCCTTTAAAACCACCGATGCCTATGCCAAAGCTGCCCAGAAGCTGGGAGTAGAGATTATGACCTACACCGAAGTTACTGAATTGTTAGCCCAGGAAGGCCGGATAAAAGGGGTTAGAACCAGGGAAGGCATTATTGAAACGCCTGTGGTCATTCTATGTGCCGGGTCCTACTCTCGGGATTTAGCAGCAACCATCGGCATAGAATTACCAATTACCCCTGAACGACACCAGATTCTTGTGACTGAACCAGTGGAAAAGATGCAGGAACCGATGGTCATGAGTTTTTATCATGGACTTTACTGTCAGCAGGTTCCCCATGGTGGCTTTGTGATGGGTCTTGGTGACCCCAATGAGCCCAAGGAATACAATTATAACGGTAGTTGGCAATTTCTTCATGAAATGGCAGCTAAGGCCACCTTTATATTGCCTCCATTGGCCAATTTAAGGGTGGTACGTCAATGGGCAGGTCTATATGACTTAACTCCCGATCGTCAACAAATCTTGGGCAGTGTTCCCGGTTGTGAAGGATTCCATCTTGCCGCAGGCTTCTCTGGTCATGGATTTATGATTGCGCCCATGACAGGCAAATTAATGGCAGAACACATTCTAGGAGAACCCACCAGCTTACCCATTCAAATGTTTGATTTCAGCCGCTTCGAGCGTGGGGACCTATTTATTGAACCTTCGGTGGTATAG
- the pruA gene encoding L-glutamate gamma-semialdehyde dehydrogenase produces the protein MKNFSNEPFTNFALAENAAAIKSALAQVRQELGKKYPLYIGGETIYTDEVIISTNPADENEVIGNVSKANLELADKAIDTAFQTFNNWSKVEPGERAMYLFKAAELMRQRKHYFSAWLVLEAGKNWAEADADTAEAIDFMNYYANEMLRYANPPQLVTVNGEYNKMKYIPLGVGVVIPPWNFPLAIMAGMTVASVVTGNTVVLKPASATPVIAAKFMELLREVGLPDGVVNYLPGSGGAIGDYLVSHKLTRFINFTGSKEVGLRISELAAKVSPGQKWIKRVAAEMGGKDSIIVDETADLDKAAQGIVASAFGFQGQKCSACSRAIVVERVYDEVIEKVLTLMPKLTQGSPEENFPMGPVIEKRAMEKILEYIEIGKQEASLILGGERLGEKGWFVKPTIFKDVPPTARISLEEIFGPVLAFIKVKDFDEALQVVNNTEYGLTGSLYTRNRENIRRAKEEFNVGNLYFNRKCTGALVGVHPFGGFNMSGTCSKAGGIDYLGLFMQMKITSEVLG, from the coding sequence ATGAAAAACTTTAGCAACGAACCCTTTACAAATTTTGCTTTGGCAGAAAATGCTGCTGCCATTAAGTCCGCCCTAGCACAGGTCCGGCAGGAATTAGGGAAAAAATATCCCCTGTATATTGGGGGGGAAACCATATATACAGATGAAGTAATTATATCCACAAACCCAGCCGATGAAAATGAAGTTATTGGCAATGTATCCAAGGCGAACTTGGAATTAGCTGATAAGGCCATAGATACTGCTTTTCAAACCTTTAATAACTGGTCTAAGGTAGAACCCGGGGAACGGGCTATGTATCTATTTAAAGCGGCTGAACTCATGAGACAAAGAAAACATTATTTTTCTGCCTGGTTAGTTTTAGAAGCCGGTAAAAACTGGGCAGAGGCAGACGCAGACACAGCAGAGGCCATTGATTTTATGAACTACTATGCCAATGAAATGTTGCGCTATGCTAATCCCCCCCAACTGGTTACGGTCAATGGGGAGTATAACAAAATGAAATATATCCCACTGGGTGTAGGAGTTGTCATTCCCCCTTGGAACTTTCCGCTGGCAATTATGGCCGGGATGACAGTGGCATCGGTGGTAACCGGTAATACGGTTGTTCTTAAACCGGCCAGTGCCACACCGGTCATTGCAGCAAAATTCATGGAACTTCTTAGGGAGGTAGGACTGCCCGACGGCGTAGTTAACTACCTGCCAGGTTCTGGTGGCGCCATTGGCGATTATTTAGTATCTCATAAACTAACCCGTTTTATCAATTTTACCGGTTCTAAGGAAGTGGGCTTGCGGATCAGTGAACTGGCGGCCAAAGTGTCTCCGGGTCAAAAATGGATTAAGCGAGTGGCTGCTGAAATGGGTGGGAAGGATTCCATCATTGTAGATGAAACTGCAGATCTGGATAAAGCAGCCCAGGGGATTGTTGCCTCTGCCTTTGGTTTTCAAGGTCAAAAGTGTTCTGCTTGTTCAAGGGCCATTGTGGTAGAAAGGGTTTATGATGAAGTGATAGAAAAAGTTCTGACCCTAATGCCAAAACTGACTCAGGGTTCCCCTGAAGAAAATTTCCCCATGGGACCTGTCATTGAGAAAAGAGCCATGGAGAAAATTTTGGAATATATCGAAATAGGAAAACAGGAAGCTTCCCTGATATTGGGCGGGGAAAGATTAGGTGAAAAGGGTTGGTTTGTTAAACCCACCATCTTTAAAGACGTACCTCCAACGGCTAGAATTTCTCTGGAAGAAATATTTGGACCCGTTCTGGCATTTATTAAAGTAAAGGATTTTGATGAAGCCTTGCAAGTTGTTAATAATACGGAATATGGCTTAACTGGATCTTTATACACTAGAAACAGAGAAAATATTCGCCGGGCCAAGGAAGAATTCAATGTTGGAAACCTGTATTTTAATCGGAAATGCACCGGAGCCCTGGTGGGCGTACATCCCTTTGGCGGATTTAATATGTCCGGCACATGCTCCAAGGCAGGCGGTATTGATTATCTAGGATTATTTATGCAGATGAAAATAACTTCAGAGGTTTTAGGCTAA
- a CDS encoding spore germination protein has protein sequence MNWWKIIKKTFEYKPNTDREGFVLKETSQEKEQLAREQNPCHGKEGKGNDEAQKKDEKIGSQKRAQIRKPDKIFWKQEGVQKQGTREGLKDSEVDKDKRIIKKKEEKKEDRQNIKKPLKVHEAQDNHDPDRVSPYLEVNKKRIEEIYGLPDNKDFIIREFTIALAPPVQAFALFLEGMSEKAIINQNILQPMMLFSNFHEEVEGYLLDHVKKRVLTGNQVTAHERYEQIIGGVNFGSTAVFIDGCDQALVVETKGWEHRGVGIALNESVVRGSQEGFGEILRTNTALIRKYIRSSKLTTEMLKVGNVAQNDVALMYIRDIANESLVQEVKRRIKSLKIDGVIDSGILEQLIEERPWSIAPQVMATERPDRVALMLLRGKVAIFLDGNPYVLLVPTTLFDQLHTQEDYYLRPLFGSFLRLVRGLAFYISFLTPGVYLAIVLFHKEMIPTELLLAISGSREKVPFPSFLEVLLMEISFEMLREAGLRVPGILGNTIGIVGAIVLGQAAVQANIVSPILVIVVAVTGLASFAIPSYSLQFSLRIMRFVYIALAAMMGFVGIVFGLFVQMHMMASLKSFGVPYLAPMSPTTGTTGDAVFRRPVFSWEIHPDFLNTKKQGSQPKIARGWVKESTKREK, from the coding sequence ATGAATTGGTGGAAAATAATTAAAAAGACCTTTGAATATAAACCAAATACTGATCGAGAAGGCTTTGTCCTCAAAGAGACAAGTCAGGAAAAGGAACAATTGGCTCGGGAGCAAAATCCATGCCATGGAAAAGAAGGCAAGGGTAACGATGAAGCACAGAAAAAGGATGAGAAAATAGGCAGTCAAAAACGTGCCCAAATAAGGAAACCGGATAAAATATTCTGGAAGCAGGAAGGTGTTCAAAAACAAGGGACAAGAGAGGGGCTTAAAGATTCTGAAGTTGACAAAGATAAGAGAATAATAAAAAAGAAAGAAGAAAAAAAAGAGGATCGGCAAAATATTAAAAAACCCTTAAAGGTCCATGAGGCCCAGGATAACCATGATCCAGATCGAGTTAGTCCTTACTTGGAAGTGAATAAAAAACGCATTGAAGAAATTTACGGCTTGCCGGATAATAAAGATTTTATTATCCGTGAGTTTACCATTGCCCTGGCGCCTCCGGTACAGGCCTTTGCCCTTTTTCTGGAAGGTATGAGCGAGAAAGCCATTATTAACCAGAACATCCTGCAGCCCATGATGTTGTTTTCCAATTTTCATGAGGAAGTGGAAGGTTATCTGCTGGATCATGTTAAAAAGAGGGTCTTAACCGGCAATCAGGTTACCGCCCATGAAAGGTATGAGCAAATAATCGGTGGTGTTAACTTTGGTTCCACGGCAGTGTTTATCGACGGATGTGATCAAGCACTGGTGGTGGAAACCAAGGGGTGGGAGCACCGTGGCGTGGGAATTGCGCTAAATGAGTCAGTTGTCCGCGGTTCCCAGGAAGGTTTTGGCGAAATTTTACGGACAAACACAGCGCTGATAAGAAAATATATTCGTTCGTCAAAATTAACCACTGAAATGCTTAAAGTAGGGAATGTGGCCCAAAACGATGTGGCCCTAATGTATATCAGAGATATAGCCAATGAGTCGTTGGTTCAAGAAGTGAAGCGAAGGATTAAATCACTGAAGATTGATGGGGTTATAGACAGTGGTATCTTGGAACAGTTGATAGAGGAAAGGCCCTGGAGCATTGCACCTCAGGTAATGGCCACCGAAAGACCGGACCGAGTAGCTTTAATGCTTCTGAGGGGTAAGGTTGCTATTTTTCTGGACGGCAACCCCTATGTATTGCTGGTTCCCACTACTTTATTTGATCAGCTACATACCCAGGAGGATTATTACCTGAGGCCCCTGTTTGGTAGCTTTTTGCGGCTTGTTAGAGGCTTAGCTTTTTATATTTCCTTCCTAACCCCAGGCGTTTATTTAGCCATAGTTTTATTTCATAAAGAAATGATTCCCACAGAACTGTTACTGGCGATATCGGGGTCCAGGGAAAAGGTACCGTTCCCCAGCTTTTTAGAAGTCTTACTTATGGAAATATCCTTTGAGATGCTCCGAGAAGCAGGCCTCCGGGTACCGGGAATATTAGGAAACACCATCGGCATTGTCGGCGCCATCGTTCTAGGTCAAGCTGCCGTTCAGGCCAACATTGTCAGTCCCATTCTGGTCATAGTGGTGGCAGTAACCGGTTTAGCATCCTTTGCTATCCCGTCCTATTCTCTTCAGTTTTCCCTAAGGATTATGCGCTTTGTCTACATTGCCCTGGCTGCGATGATGGGCTTTGTGGGTATTGTGTTCGGGTTGTTTGTTCAAATGCATATGATGGCTTCTTTAAAATCCTTTGGTGTACCTTACCTAGCTCCTATGTCCCCCACCACTGGCACCACCGGGGATGCAGTGTTTCGCAGACCTGTTTTTTCCTGGGAAATCCATCCAGACTTTTTAAATACCAAGAAACAAGGATCACAGCCTAAAATCGCCAGGGGTTGGGTGAAAGAATCCACAAAAAGGGAGAAATAA
- a CDS encoding GerAB/ArcD/ProY family transporter, producing the protein MIQEGKIGFAEGFSLLLITNISILFLTLPAKLIGEHKTMAYLVYFLVLVMVLLIFWLMAALMKRHQNITLIEVSEKLLGPYLGMVINLVFVLYFIVWESLLLRMYSETFITTALPRTPVSAVLTTLVLAAFISAFYGLEVLARVARVSLTFIVLGLTIVFLSIMKEVDVTNLYPLWTSEPITLFSNGVLHYTAAADLLVPAIIIHAFGGWRHFCRAGLLAFLTSRIIVGIALLLILLTFGVQPSSEMLLPFYELSKLISFGRFFQRLEAVFLLTWSMVGYIKIGLYLYIIAVILARMFRLEDYRPLLWVVALLCYVLSILPADLPTALVYYEAMRGTLGLVPTLAVPLLLLLVSMFKKNEELGNDDSKT; encoded by the coding sequence TTGATCCAAGAAGGTAAAATTGGCTTTGCTGAAGGATTTTCATTGCTACTAATAACCAATATATCTATTTTATTCTTAACTTTACCTGCAAAGCTAATCGGAGAGCATAAAACCATGGCCTATCTTGTTTATTTCCTGGTGCTAGTTATGGTTTTATTGATCTTCTGGCTCATGGCAGCCCTAATGAAAAGGCACCAAAACATAACCTTGATTGAGGTCAGTGAGAAGTTGCTGGGCCCATACCTTGGGATGGTGATTAATCTAGTTTTTGTTTTGTATTTTATTGTTTGGGAGTCACTCCTGCTTAGGATGTATTCAGAAACGTTTATTACCACGGCATTACCAAGAACTCCCGTTAGCGCAGTTCTTACAACGCTGGTTCTGGCGGCCTTTATCAGTGCATTTTACGGTTTGGAAGTCCTTGCAAGGGTGGCCCGAGTATCCTTAACTTTTATTGTATTGGGATTGACCATTGTGTTTTTGTCTATCATGAAGGAAGTAGATGTTACCAATCTTTATCCTCTCTGGACGTCTGAACCTATAACATTATTTTCCAATGGAGTATTGCATTACACGGCAGCCGCTGATTTGTTAGTGCCGGCCATCATAATTCATGCCTTTGGGGGGTGGCGTCACTTTTGCAGGGCAGGCCTATTGGCTTTTTTGACGTCACGGATAATCGTAGGGATTGCACTTCTGTTAATCTTACTCACCTTTGGTGTTCAACCGTCATCGGAAATGCTCCTTCCCTTTTATGAGTTAAGTAAACTTATTAGTTTTGGGCGATTTTTTCAACGTCTTGAAGCCGTTTTTCTATTGACCTGGTCCATGGTTGGTTATATTAAGATAGGGTTATACCTGTATATAATCGCAGTTATTTTGGCCAGAATGTTTCGTTTAGAAGATTACCGTCCCCTGTTATGGGTTGTTGCCTTACTCTGCTATGTTTTAAGTATTTTGCCAGCAGATCTGCCTACCGCCCTAGTGTATTATGAAGCCATGAGAGGAACTTTGGGATTAGTCCCAACCTTGGCAGTACCATTGCTTTTGTTATTGGTATCGATGTTTAAAAAAAATGAGGAGCTAGGCAATGATGACAGCAAAACCTAA